One region of Flavobacterium pisciphilum genomic DNA includes:
- a CDS encoding Crp/Fnr family transcriptional regulator, with protein sequence MITIELLEKYGATQKSYAKATSVFGEGKLPTHYYQILSGEVKMNNYNDDGREFIQGIFYKNQSFGEPPLFLNQKYPANAVVVEDAEILCVSKENFMKLLNENPAISIKIIENLAQRLYYKSVMAAEISTHEPEHRVLRLIDYAIANFNFKKDANGYLINFTRQQIGDLSGLRVETVIRAIKSLEKKGELKIINRKVYR encoded by the coding sequence ATGATTACTATTGAATTGCTTGAAAAATATGGTGCAACACAAAAATCTTATGCAAAAGCAACTTCTGTTTTTGGTGAAGGAAAATTGCCTACACATTATTATCAAATTCTTTCCGGCGAAGTAAAAATGAATAATTACAATGATGACGGACGAGAATTCATTCAAGGTATCTTCTATAAAAACCAATCTTTTGGTGAGCCTCCTTTGTTCTTAAATCAAAAATACCCTGCAAATGCTGTTGTTGTAGAAGATGCTGAAATACTTTGTGTCTCTAAGGAAAACTTCATGAAACTGCTAAATGAAAATCCTGCAATAAGTATCAAAATCATCGAAAATTTAGCACAGCGATTGTATTACAAATCTGTAATGGCTGCCGAAATATCTACTCATGAACCTGAACATCGTGTGTTGCGATTGATAGATTATGCTATTGCAAATTTTAACTTTAAAAAAGATGCTAACGGCTACCTCATCAATTTTACTAGACAACAAATTGGAGATTTATCTGGACTACGTGTTGAAACTGTTATACGTGCTATAAAATCACTTGAAAAAAAGGGGGAGCTAAAAATTATAAACAGAAAAGTATATCGATAA
- a CDS encoding TonB-dependent receptor: MKTILSFKKGTEVLSYKASKLSKKLDYKLFCFFLFTFFYSLISFSQVQDTTKVNQLDNVLVSAVRVTTKTPVSFSNMDKKEIKFRNLGQDIPILMNYLPSVVTTSDAGNGMGYTGIRVRGSDATRVNVTINGIPYNDSESQGTFWVNMPDFASSVESLQLQRGVGTSTNGSGAFGASLNMLTDNYASKGNGEISNSFGSFNSHKHNVKFSTGLLNDHFEIAGRLSVIKSDGYVDRASSDLKSYFLQGTYVGKKTLIKALVFGGNQRTYQSWNGIDAEKLNTDRTYNSAGKYKDEAGNIRYYNNETDNYKQDHYQLHWNESVSDKWSTNLAFHYTKGLGYYENYKYDTPVEGYGGIEPTKMVENDKGELVPGTDLIRQKWLDNDFYGTTFSAKYKEEKLDVILGGGWNKYEGDHFGKVIWARNMGKVELGDHYYDDYSAKTDGNVFAKANYQFTEKLSFYGDLQYRRVTYKANSHETGVVDDTFNFFNPKVGLNYELNQNSTLYFSYARANREPNRTDYEGGNVKPEKLNDFELGWRFNSEKFQLSSNVYYMGYKDQLILTGRLDDVGAPIRANTDKSYRLGLEVDATIKLSEKLLFRPNFTLSSNKNVDLAVEGQNYGTTDIAYSPSVIAGNIIVYSPIKNLHLSLLQKFVGEQYMNNIELPEAKLADYFVNDFNVSYEIKPKSIFKSILITGLVNNILDKKYVSNGAMWDIYPSYYPQAGINFLAGATLKF, translated from the coding sequence ATGAAAACTATTTTAAGTTTTAAAAAAGGTACTGAGGTACTAAGTTACAAAGCTTCTAAGCTTTCTAAAAAGCTAGACTACAAGTTGTTTTGCTTTTTTTTATTCACTTTTTTTTATTCACTAATTTCTTTCTCTCAAGTACAAGATACGACCAAGGTAAATCAGCTAGATAATGTATTGGTTTCTGCAGTGCGTGTTACTACAAAAACGCCAGTTTCCTTTAGTAATATGGATAAAAAGGAAATCAAATTTAGAAATCTAGGTCAAGATATTCCAATTTTAATGAATTACTTACCCTCAGTAGTTACTACTTCTGATGCAGGAAATGGTATGGGATATACCGGAATTAGAGTGCGTGGTAGCGATGCAACGAGAGTTAATGTTACAATCAACGGGATTCCGTATAATGATTCCGAAAGCCAAGGTACATTTTGGGTTAATATGCCCGATTTTGCTTCTTCGGTAGAGAGTCTGCAATTACAGCGTGGTGTTGGGACTTCTACAAATGGTTCAGGAGCTTTTGGAGCCAGCTTAAATATGCTTACAGACAATTATGCTTCAAAAGGCAATGGCGAAATCTCAAATTCTTTCGGGAGCTTCAACTCTCATAAACATAATGTAAAGTTTAGTACAGGTCTATTAAATGATCATTTTGAAATCGCAGGACGTTTGTCTGTAATAAAATCGGATGGTTATGTGGATAGAGCAAGTTCAGATCTAAAATCCTATTTTCTGCAAGGAACTTATGTAGGTAAAAAGACTTTAATTAAAGCATTGGTATTTGGAGGGAATCAAAGAACATATCAATCTTGGAACGGAATTGATGCTGAAAAACTAAATACAGATCGGACTTACAATTCTGCTGGAAAGTACAAAGATGAAGCTGGAAACATTCGTTATTATAATAATGAAACAGATAATTATAAACAAGACCATTACCAGTTGCATTGGAATGAATCTGTTTCTGATAAATGGAGTACTAATTTAGCATTTCATTATACAAAAGGGTTAGGTTATTATGAGAATTATAAATACGATACGCCTGTTGAAGGTTATGGAGGAATCGAGCCTACTAAAATGGTTGAAAATGATAAGGGAGAATTAGTTCCAGGAACAGATTTAATTCGTCAGAAATGGTTAGATAATGATTTTTACGGAACCACTTTTTCGGCAAAATATAAAGAGGAGAAGTTAGATGTTATTTTGGGTGGTGGTTGGAATAAGTACGAAGGAGATCATTTCGGAAAAGTAATCTGGGCACGAAATATGGGGAAGGTTGAGTTAGGAGATCATTATTATGATGATTATTCCGCTAAGACTGATGGAAATGTTTTTGCGAAAGCCAATTATCAATTTACAGAAAAATTGAGTTTTTACGGAGATTTACAATACAGGCGAGTTACTTATAAAGCCAACAGTCATGAAACGGGTGTAGTAGATGATACTTTTAATTTCTTTAATCCAAAAGTGGGTTTGAATTATGAGCTTAATCAAAACAGCACTTTGTATTTTTCGTATGCAAGAGCTAATCGAGAGCCAAACAGAACCGATTACGAAGGAGGGAATGTCAAGCCAGAGAAATTAAATGATTTTGAATTAGGCTGGAGATTCAATTCAGAGAAATTCCAATTGAGTTCGAATGTTTATTATATGGGATACAAAGACCAATTGATTCTAACAGGAAGATTAGATGATGTTGGTGCGCCAATACGCGCTAATACTGATAAAAGTTACCGTTTAGGGTTGGAAGTTGATGCGACGATTAAATTGTCTGAAAAATTATTATTTCGACCAAACTTTACATTAAGTAGTAATAAAAATGTTGATTTAGCTGTTGAGGGGCAAAATTACGGAACAACAGATATTGCCTATTCTCCGTCTGTAATTGCAGGGAATATTATTGTTTACAGTCCGATTAAGAATTTACATCTTTCATTATTGCAGAAATTTGTTGGAGAACAATACATGAACAATATAGAATTACCAGAAGCTAAACTAGCAGATTATTTTGTAAACGATTTTAATGTTTCTTATGAGATAAAACCAAAATCTATTTTCAAATCAATTTTGATTACAGGGTTAGTAAATAATATTCTGGACAAAAAATATGTTTCAAATGGGGCAATGTGGGATATTTATCCGTCCTATTACCCACAAGCTGGAATTAACTTCTTAGCTGGAGCTACGTTAAAGTTTTAG
- a CDS encoding geranylgeranylglyceryl/heptaprenylglyceryl phosphate synthase, giving the protein MEQKVQDIYKQIRLAKVENRKLLAILLDPDKINWENFDDLLLKINQSPATHIFVGGSLVESTILEDLVFQLKLKTNLPIIIFPGDPSQISSQADAILFLSLLSGRNPDYLIEYQVQAAPILKKMNLEIIPTGYLLIESGNETAVARVSKTKPMDRANLDLVLATAQAGEMLGNKLIYLEAGSGAKQSVPLEMIRLISQNVHIPIIVGGGIVALSQIQKAYEMGADVVVIGTAFENDIHFFES; this is encoded by the coding sequence ATGGAACAAAAAGTACAAGACATATACAAACAAATACGATTAGCGAAGGTCGAGAATCGAAAATTACTTGCGATTCTTTTGGATCCAGATAAAATAAATTGGGAAAATTTTGATGATTTGTTGTTAAAAATAAATCAATCTCCAGCTACACATATATTTGTAGGCGGGAGTTTAGTTGAAAGTACCATTTTGGAAGATTTGGTTTTTCAGTTAAAGTTAAAAACGAACTTACCAATCATAATTTTTCCGGGAGATCCATCGCAAATTTCAAGTCAAGCCGATGCTATTTTATTCTTGTCGTTATTGTCAGGTCGAAACCCAGATTATTTAATAGAATATCAGGTTCAGGCAGCGCCAATTTTAAAGAAAATGAATTTGGAAATTATTCCAACAGGATACCTTTTAATAGAAAGTGGGAATGAAACGGCAGTTGCAAGAGTGAGTAAAACAAAGCCAATGGATAGAGCAAATCTTGATTTGGTGTTAGCAACAGCACAGGCTGGGGAAATGTTAGGCAACAAATTAATTTATCTCGAAGCGGGGAGTGGAGCGAAACAATCTGTTCCGTTAGAAATGATTCGATTGATTTCTCAAAATGTACATATTCCTATAATTGTTGGTGGAGGAATTGTAGCTTTGTCACAAATTCAAAAAGCTTACGAAATGGGAGCTGACGTAGTTGTTATAGGAACAGCTTTTGAAAATGACATTCATTTTTTTGAATCATAA
- the arfB gene encoding alternative ribosome rescue aminoacyl-tRNA hydrolase ArfB: MEIEKIVTELTYKAVRSSGAGGQNVNKVSSKVVLTFDLRNSQALSDEEKILLEIKLATRLTSDAILILTCDEDRSQLKNKSIVTKRFLELIKNALIIQKPRKATKIPKSVIRKRIKDKKNVSEIKQSRKKPNLD; encoded by the coding sequence ATGGAAATAGAAAAAATTGTTACAGAACTAACTTACAAAGCTGTTCGTAGTAGTGGTGCGGGTGGACAAAATGTGAACAAAGTATCCTCAAAGGTAGTTTTGACTTTTGATTTGCGAAATTCACAAGCTTTATCAGATGAAGAAAAAATACTTTTAGAAATAAAATTAGCAACCAGATTAACATCAGATGCTATTTTAATTCTGACCTGTGATGAAGATAGAAGTCAATTAAAAAATAAAAGTATTGTGACAAAACGGTTTTTAGAATTGATTAAAAATGCTTTAATAATTCAGAAACCTCGAAAAGCGACAAAGATTCCAAAATCAGTAATTCGTAAGCGAATTAAGGATAAAAAAAATGTTTCAGAGATTAAACAATCCCGTAAAAAACCAAATTTAGATTAG
- the greA gene encoding transcription elongation factor GreA — MSKVSYYTAEGLKKLKDELEHLKSVMRPKASQDIAEARDKGDLSENAEYDAAKEAQGLLEMRISKLEEVYSNARLIDESQLDVSKALVLSNVKIKNQSNGMEMTYTLVAESEADLKTGKISVTSPIGKGLLGKSVGEVAEITVPNGVLKFEILEITRD, encoded by the coding sequence ATGAGTAAAGTATCTTATTATACAGCAGAAGGATTAAAAAAGTTAAAAGATGAATTGGAGCACTTAAAAAGTGTAATGCGTCCAAAGGCATCTCAAGATATAGCCGAAGCAAGAGATAAAGGTGATTTATCTGAAAACGCAGAATATGATGCAGCAAAAGAAGCCCAAGGGTTGCTTGAAATGCGAATTTCTAAGTTAGAAGAAGTGTATTCGAACGCTAGATTAATTGATGAGTCGCAATTAGATGTTTCTAAAGCATTGGTGCTTTCTAATGTAAAAATTAAAAACCAAAGTAACGGTATGGAAATGACTTATACCCTTGTTGCTGAAAGTGAAGCAGATTTAAAAACAGGAAAAATATCAGTTACTTCTCCAATAGGAAAAGGATTGCTAGGTAAGTCTGTTGGTGAGGTAGCCGAAATCACAGTTCCTAATGGAGTTTTGAAATTTGAAATCCTTGAAATCACAAGAGACTAA
- a CDS encoding DUF4301 family protein produces MEENLKQQDTGILKFALFGPESTGKTTLAQQLASYYETEWVPEFARDYLQQKWEENQHICVEADMMPIAYGQTKLENDKLVSANKFLFCDTNLMVTKVFSEMYYNYCNPLLNEAALEHEYDLFFLTDIDVPWEKDDIRDSPKERESVFSVFKRALIEAKKPYITLSGNKKSRLAKAVGIIDNLVLAKELGFSSADFVQIYEHGISFEKIKEQLQIFKNGINKSHLISPATVSNGILSLSEADFETKAALFDANKSKLKLKKFVPASGAASRMFKFLSAFLNDFDIEKESINAYINRKQESQLSLFIIGMDKFPFFEMVDKKLKEVYPDFDSLNVDYKNYYFIKMLLASDYFDFANKPKAVLPFHKYKTHTANPIEEHLHECAHYASSNSVSNLHFTVSEIHQSQFEECVKAVKAKSEKESGTKIDISYSYQNKSTDSITVDLENKPVRTEEGKLIFRPGGHGALIENLNNLNADVIFIKNIDNVIQNHIEKISLYKKALAGILIELQDKVFDYLQDIENKKITEDKITEAALFLKQNLNIEIDFEKLTFESKIDKIKEALDRPIRVCGMVKNEGEPGGGPFWVQNENGVISLQIVETSQVDLTDKNQMAILANATHFNPVDLVCGTKNYKNEKFDLIQFVDHNSGFIVEKSNLGKSVKSYELPGLWNGAMANWLTVFVAVPIITFNPVKTVNDLLKPAHQLQ; encoded by the coding sequence ATGGAAGAAAATCTTAAACAACAAGATACAGGAATATTAAAATTTGCTTTATTCGGTCCAGAGAGTACCGGTAAAACAACTTTAGCTCAGCAACTTGCTTCGTATTATGAAACAGAGTGGGTGCCTGAATTTGCACGTGATTATCTTCAGCAGAAATGGGAAGAAAACCAGCATATTTGTGTAGAGGCAGATATGATGCCAATTGCTTATGGACAAACCAAATTAGAAAATGACAAATTAGTTTCAGCAAATAAATTTTTATTTTGTGATACTAATCTCATGGTGACTAAGGTGTTCTCAGAGATGTATTATAACTATTGTAATCCATTGTTAAATGAAGCAGCATTAGAGCATGAATACGATTTGTTTTTTCTTACTGATATAGATGTTCCTTGGGAAAAAGACGACATAAGAGATAGTCCAAAAGAAAGAGAATCTGTTTTTTCTGTTTTTAAAAGAGCATTAATAGAGGCTAAAAAGCCTTATATAACCCTTTCGGGAAATAAAAAATCGCGCTTGGCAAAAGCAGTAGGAATTATTGATAACTTAGTTCTTGCTAAAGAGTTAGGTTTTTCTTCAGCAGATTTTGTTCAAATTTATGAGCATGGTATATCCTTTGAAAAGATAAAGGAACAATTACAGATTTTTAAAAACGGAATAAATAAAAGTCATCTAATAAGTCCAGCAACAGTTTCAAATGGAATTTTAAGTTTGTCAGAAGCAGACTTTGAAACAAAAGCAGCCTTGTTTGATGCGAATAAATCAAAATTAAAATTAAAAAAATTCGTTCCTGCATCGGGAGCTGCGAGTAGAATGTTTAAGTTTTTGAGTGCCTTCTTAAATGATTTTGATATTGAAAAAGAAAGTATTAATGCCTATATCAACAGAAAACAAGAAAGCCAATTGTCTCTTTTTATTATAGGGATGGATAAGTTTCCTTTCTTTGAAATGGTAGATAAGAAATTAAAAGAGGTATATCCTGATTTTGATTCTCTAAACGTAGATTATAAAAATTATTATTTTATAAAGATGCTACTGGCTTCGGATTATTTTGATTTTGCTAATAAGCCAAAAGCAGTTTTACCATTTCATAAATACAAAACACATACTGCAAATCCCATAGAGGAGCATTTGCACGAATGTGCTCATTATGCTAGTTCAAATTCTGTATCTAATTTACATTTTACAGTTTCAGAAATACATCAGAGTCAATTTGAAGAATGTGTTAAGGCAGTTAAAGCAAAATCCGAGAAAGAGTCTGGAACAAAAATAGATATTAGTTATTCATATCAAAATAAAAGCACTGATTCAATTACAGTTGATTTAGAGAACAAACCAGTTAGAACAGAAGAAGGGAAATTGATTTTTAGGCCAGGAGGACATGGTGCTTTGATTGAAAATTTAAATAACCTTAATGCAGATGTCATTTTTATTAAGAATATAGATAATGTAATTCAGAATCATATTGAGAAAATTTCTTTGTATAAAAAAGCATTAGCTGGTATTCTAATAGAATTGCAGGATAAGGTTTTTGATTATTTGCAGGATATCGAAAATAAGAAGATTACAGAAGATAAGATTACAGAGGCAGCTTTATTTTTAAAACAGAATCTAAATATCGAAATAGATTTTGAAAAGCTAACCTTTGAAAGCAAAATAGATAAAATTAAAGAAGCATTGGATAGACCAATTCGCGTATGTGGAATGGTTAAAAATGAAGGAGAACCAGGAGGAGGACCATTTTGGGTTCAGAATGAAAATGGAGTTATATCACTTCAAATCGTCGAAACTTCTCAGGTAGATTTGACAGATAAAAATCAAATGGCAATACTAGCTAATGCAACACATTTTAATCCAGTAGATTTGGTTTGTGGAACCAAAAACTATAAAAATGAAAAGTTTGATTTAATACAATTCGTAGATCATAATAGTGGTTTTATTGTAGAAAAGAGTAATTTAGGTAAGAGTGTCAAAAGTTATGAATTGCCAGGATTGTGGAATGGAGCAATGGCAAATTGGTTAACAGTTTTTGTCGCTGTACCAATAATTACTTTTAACCCTGTAAAAACAGTAAACGATTTATTAAAACCAGCACATCAATTGCAATAA
- a CDS encoding 4'-phosphopantetheinyl transferase family protein → MPLHQTIQFNPTTQILVWKITESFEELFDKVVLKEKTQLRLNGMKSQMHQRAFLSVRMLIQEMGFTDHDLHYDEFGKPYLSCHNYISITHSHNFAAIIISEETVGIDMELQREKILRIADKFVDREFDYLNPDVLEEYIKKLTVIWGAKEAIFKIRNEKGISFKDHIRVNPFSLKENKTQASLHFEDLIKEFNVYYEEIENFTLVYAFEK, encoded by the coding sequence ATGCCTTTACATCAAACAATACAATTTAACCCAACAACCCAAATTTTAGTTTGGAAGATAACTGAGTCTTTCGAAGAGTTGTTTGATAAAGTGGTTTTAAAAGAAAAAACGCAACTGAGATTAAACGGAATGAAATCTCAAATGCACCAACGTGCTTTTCTAAGTGTACGTATGCTGATTCAGGAAATGGGTTTTACGGATCATGATTTGCATTATGACGAATTTGGAAAACCGTACTTAAGTTGTCATAATTATATTTCGATTACGCATTCTCATAATTTTGCTGCAATTATTATCAGCGAAGAAACTGTAGGGATTGACATGGAATTACAGCGTGAAAAAATCCTCAGAATTGCCGATAAATTCGTAGATAGAGAATTCGATTATTTAAACCCAGATGTACTAGAAGAATACATAAAAAAACTAACAGTGATTTGGGGAGCAAAAGAAGCAATCTTTAAAATCAGAAACGAAAAGGGAATCAGTTTTAAAGATCATATTCGTGTAAACCCTTTTTCATTAAAAGAAAATAAAACTCAAGCCAGTCTTCATTTTGAAGATTTAATAAAAGAGTTTAATGTGTATTACGAAGAAATCGAAAATTTCACTTTAGTTTATGCATTTGAGAAATAA
- a CDS encoding group III truncated hemoglobin yields MKKQIENREDISLLVNTFYTKIRANTEIGFYFNDMIKDWDEHLEKLIDFWETNLFAVKKYKGNPIEAHNKIDDNFNHQISSHEFGIWLNIWFETLDELFEGENVDILKRRARKMSTFLYLSMFENRSKS; encoded by the coding sequence ATGAAAAAACAAATAGAAAACAGAGAAGACATTTCGCTTCTGGTAAACACTTTCTATACTAAAATAAGAGCCAATACTGAAATTGGCTTTTATTTTAATGATATGATTAAAGATTGGGACGAACACTTGGAGAAGCTAATTGATTTTTGGGAAACCAATTTATTTGCTGTCAAAAAATACAAAGGAAATCCCATTGAAGCACATAATAAAATCGACGATAATTTTAACCATCAGATTTCATCACATGAGTTTGGGATTTGGCTAAATATATGGTTTGAAACATTAGACGAGCTTTTTGAAGGTGAAAATGTAGATATACTTAAACGAAGAGCTCGAAAAATGAGTACGTTTTTGTATTTAAGTATGTTTGAAAACCGCTCAAAAAGCTAG
- the ahcY gene encoding adenosylhomocysteinase, which produces MSTTTTPFVAFKVKDISLAAWGRKEIELAEAEMPGLMALRAEYKDEQPLKGARIAGCLHMTIQTAVLIETLIALGAEVTWSSCNIFSTQDQAAAAIAAAGIQVYAWKGLDEQSFDWCIEQTLFFGEDRKPLNMILDDGGDLTNMVIDRFPELVPGIKGLSEETTTGVHRLYERVKAGTLPMPAININDSVTKSKFDNKYGCKESAVDAVRRATDLMLAGKRVIVCGYGDVGKGTAASFRGAGSIVTVTEIDPICALQAAMDGYEVKKLNTVIANADIIITTTGNKDIVLGEHFEQMKDKTVVCNIGHFDNEIDMAWLNKNHGASKIEIKPQVDKYTIAGKDIIILAEGRLVNLGCATGHPSFVMSNSFTNQTLAQIELWKNSAAYNNDVYMLPKHLDEKVAALHLAKLGVELETLRDDQAAYIGVPVEGPFKPEYYRY; this is translated from the coding sequence ATGAGTACTACAACTACGCCTTTTGTGGCTTTCAAAGTAAAAGACATTTCTCTAGCGGCTTGGGGAAGAAAAGAAATTGAACTAGCTGAAGCTGAAATGCCAGGTTTAATGGCACTTCGTGCTGAATATAAAGATGAGCAACCTCTTAAAGGTGCTCGTATTGCAGGATGTTTGCACATGACTATCCAAACTGCAGTTTTAATCGAAACTTTAATTGCTCTTGGTGCTGAGGTTACTTGGTCTTCTTGTAACATTTTCTCTACTCAAGATCAAGCTGCTGCTGCTATTGCTGCTGCTGGAATTCAAGTTTATGCTTGGAAAGGTCTAGATGAGCAATCATTTGACTGGTGTATTGAGCAAACTTTATTCTTTGGTGAAGATAGAAAACCATTGAACATGATTCTTGATGATGGTGGAGATTTAACTAATATGGTTATTGACCGTTTCCCAGAATTGGTTCCTGGAATCAAAGGTTTATCTGAAGAAACTACAACTGGTGTTCACAGACTTTACGAAAGAGTAAAAGCTGGAACTTTACCAATGCCTGCAATTAACATTAATGACTCTGTTACTAAATCTAAATTTGATAACAAATACGGTTGTAAAGAATCTGCTGTTGATGCTGTTCGTCGTGCAACTGATTTAATGCTTGCTGGAAAAAGAGTTATCGTATGTGGATACGGTGATGTTGGAAAAGGAACTGCTGCTTCTTTTAGAGGTGCTGGATCTATTGTAACTGTTACTGAAATTGACCCAATTTGTGCTTTACAAGCTGCAATGGACGGTTATGAAGTTAAAAAATTAAATACTGTTATTGCTAATGCTGATATCATCATTACAACTACAGGAAATAAAGATATCGTTCTTGGTGAGCACTTCGAACAAATGAAAGATAAAACTGTTGTTTGTAACATCGGACACTTTGATAACGAAATTGATATGGCTTGGTTGAACAAAAACCACGGTGCATCTAAAATCGAAATCAAACCACAAGTTGACAAATATACTATCGCTGGAAAAGATATCATCATTCTTGCTGAAGGTCGTTTAGTTAACCTTGGTTGCGCTACAGGTCACCCAAGTTTTGTAATGAGTAACTCATTTACAAACCAAACTTTGGCTCAAATTGAATTATGGAAAAACAGTGCTGCTTACAACAATGACGTTTATATGTTACCTAAACATTTAGATGAAAAAGTTGCTGCTTTACACTTAGCTAAATTAGGAGTTGAATTGGAAACTTTACGTGACGATCAAGCTGCTTATATTGGTGTTCCTGTTGAAGGTCCTTTCAAACCAGAATATTACAGATACTAG
- a CDS encoding HIT family protein — protein sequence MSIFTKIVNGEIPSYKITEDANFLAFLDVNPNAKGHTLCIPKQEINKIFDMDDELYLGLMQFSKKVAIALEKTVPCKRVGMAVVGLEVPHAHVHLIPLNEMDEMRFHNKVSLTKEEFEDLAKSIQANL from the coding sequence ATGAGCATATTTACCAAAATAGTTAACGGAGAAATTCCAAGTTATAAAATTACTGAGGATGCTAATTTCTTAGCGTTTTTAGATGTAAATCCAAATGCTAAAGGACATACACTTTGTATTCCGAAGCAAGAAATCAATAAGATTTTTGACATGGACGATGAACTATATCTTGGGCTAATGCAGTTTTCTAAAAAAGTTGCAATTGCTTTAGAAAAAACGGTTCCATGTAAAAGAGTAGGAATGGCAGTAGTAGGACTTGAAGTTCCTCATGCACATGTGCATTTAATTCCGCTTAACGAAATGGATGAAATGCGCTTTCATAATAAAGTATCACTTACTAAAGAAGAATTTGAAGATTTAGCCAAAAGTATTCAGGCAAATTTATAG
- the pnuC gene encoding nicotinamide riboside transporter PnuC, with translation MIDFFLNAYKNVPLWHIGLEFLVFVFGILSVWFAKKENILVYPTGLIATVISVYLLYIAGYLGDMMINGYFSIMSLYGWYNWSKGTSQEDNLPITRTNNKEKLIGIALFCITIFVVFGIYKFFDYKLHKDNYVDILASGIFFTGMWYMAKKKIENWTLWIIGDIIVVPLYAYRGLGMLSFQYLIFTILAISAYLEWKKILNNKIQEY, from the coding sequence ATGATTGATTTTTTTCTTAATGCGTATAAAAATGTTCCACTTTGGCATATTGGCTTAGAGTTTCTTGTTTTTGTTTTCGGAATATTAAGTGTTTGGTTTGCCAAAAAAGAGAATATTTTGGTATATCCTACAGGATTAATTGCTACAGTAATTTCTGTTTATTTATTATACATAGCGGGTTATTTAGGCGACATGATGATTAATGGATATTTCTCTATTATGAGTCTTTATGGCTGGTACAACTGGTCAAAAGGAACGAGTCAGGAAGATAATTTGCCTATTACTCGTACCAATAATAAAGAAAAATTAATAGGTATCGCCTTGTTCTGCATCACAATTTTTGTAGTTTTCGGAATCTATAAATTTTTTGATTACAAGTTACATAAAGATAACTATGTCGATATTCTTGCTTCAGGTATATTTTTTACTGGGATGTGGTATATGGCAAAGAAAAAAATAGAGAATTGGACCCTTTGGATTATTGGTGACATTATTGTAGTGCCTTTATATGCATACCGTGGGTTAGGAATGTTATCGTTCCAATATTTAATTTTTACAATTTTGGCTATTTCAGCTTATTTAGAATGGAAGAAAATCTTAAACAACAAGATACAGGAATATTAA